In the Verrucomicrobiota bacterium genome, GGTCATGCCCTTGAGGATGTCGAGCTGGAGTTGCGCGTCGTCGGCGGATTTGAGCACGGACACGAGCGCGTCGAGCGCGGCGTCCTGCGCGGCGGCGCGCGGCGCGAGTGCGAACGCGGCGGCGGCTAGAATCGCGAGGGTGAATCGGTGCATGGCGAGGGCAGACCCTTGCAGAAACTCCGGGGCGCGTCAAAAGCCGCGCGCCTCGTGGGCCCGCCTATTGACGCCGCTTGCCGGCGCGTGGATGATTCGACTGCAATCCATGAAGCCCCATCACTCCCGCCGCGACGCGCTCAAGCTCGGCACTTCTGCAGCAGTCGGCGCGATGTTCGCACCGCGGCTCGCGTTTGGCGCGGAGCAGGAGGCGGCCAGATTCGCGCGCGGTGCTGTCATCGGCGAAGCCACGGCGGCCAAGACCGGATTGGGCGCGCTCGCAGACGGCGGAAACGCCGCGGATGCCGCGGTCACTGCCGCGCTCGTGGCGTCCGTGTTCGCGCCGCACCAGTGCGGGCCGGGCGGCTACGGCGGCTGCATGGTTTACGCGCACGGGAAGTCCGGGGCCGTGACCGCACTCGACTTCAACACGGTCGCGCCCGCGGCCCTGCGCGCGGACATCTTCAAGCCCGACGGGGACGGGAAAGTGCGCGGTCGCATCAACGAGTTCGGCTGGCTCGCGACCGGCGTGCCCGGGACACTCGCGGGACTCGAGGCCGCGTGGCGCAGGTTCGGACGGCTGCCGTTTGAGCGGGTGTTCAGCCCGGCGGCGGAACTGGCGGGGCGAGGGTTCGTGGTCAACGCAGGGTTCGCAGGTGCCGCGCGCGCGATGGCTGTCCAGCTCCGCAAAGACGCCGGTTCCGCGAAGCTGTTGCTGCCCGCCGGCGAACCGGTGAAGGCCGGGGACACGTTCCGAAACGAGGAACTCGCCGAGGTGTTGCGCGCGTGCATCGTGCGCCGGTCTGTTCGGGACTTCTACCGCGGCGACATCGCGTTGCGGATCGCGGAGGCGTTCGCGAAGCATGGCGGCTTGGTCACGGCGAAGGACCTCGCCGGCTTCGAGGCGCGCGAAGTGAAGCCGCTCGAAGTGTCGTGGCGCGGGGCAACCGTTCGCACCGCGCCCGTGGGCGCGGGCGGGCTGACGCCGTTGCAGGCGCTCGCGGTGCTGCGGGAGCTCGGCTGGGACACCCGCCCCGTGTCGAGCGAGCGCGCGTGGCTGCGGATCGAAACCCTTCGCGCGGCGTGGCGCGACCGGCTGCAATTGCTCGGCGACGTGCGCGGCATGGACGCGCTCGCCACGAAACTGCTTTCCGCCGGTGGCGCGCAGTTGACCGCTGCGCGAGTGCTCGAAGCCGTCCGTTCGGGGAAACCGATCGCGGCGTCCGGCAGTTCGCGCGAGCACGGGGGCACGATCCACCTCAGCGCGGTGGACGAGGACGGCAACATGGCCGCGCTCACGCTCACGCACGGAAACAGCTTTGGCGCGTGCGTCACGGTGCCCGGGCTCGGCCTCACGCTTGGCCACGGAATGTCGCGGTTCGATCCGCAGCCCGGCCATCCGAACGCGCCCGGTCCGCGCAAGCGGCCGCTGCACAACATGTGCCCCACGGTGGTCTCGCGCGGCGGCCGCCCCGTGCTCGCGCTCGGCGGCGCCGGCGGGCGGCGCATCCCCAACTCGCTGCTCGATGTGTTGCTCAGTGCGATCGTGGACGGTGCATCGGTGGACGAAGCGGTGGCCGCGCCGCGCGTGAACACCGAGGGCGGGCTGGACATCGGATTCGAGGCGAAGTGGCCGCCGGAAGAGCAGGCGTTCTTCAAGTCAGCCGGTTACAACGTCTCGACGAGCCGGATCGCGCGCATCAGTGCGGTGAGTTTCGATCCAAGGACGGGCGGCTGCAGGGCGGCGGCGCGGTGACGGAGCGATTGCCGATCGCGAATTGCGAACAGGAGGAGCCGTCGGTTCGACAAATCACGCGGACCCTCAGCCGTTCCGTGTCTCGCATTCCGCACTCCGCATTTCCTCGATCGCCTTGCGGCAATACCACTTCACTGCGCCGCTCACCGGAGGCGTGAGCGAGTCGAGTTCCCCGGCGCTCACCCAGCGGATGTCGTGGTGCTCCTCGACGGCGAGGGCGAGCGCGCCTTGCTTCGGGCGCGCCCAGTAGATCATGCCGATGTGCTCGTGCGTGTCCGTAATGCGGTGGATGTCGAGGAAGCGCGGCGCGACAAGCGCGCGCGTGCCGGGCTCCGTGGTGGGCGGGCGCTCGCCGGACAGTTCGACGTCCAGCCCGCTTTCCTCGCGAGCCTCGCGGAGCGCGGCCTGCTCGGGATCCTCGTCCAGCTCGATGTGGCCGCCGAGCGGAAGCCATTTGTCGAGCTTGCGATGGTGGATGAGCAGCACCCGGTGCTCATGGACGACGAAGATTGCGACCGTGAAGTCAATCTTCTCATGAATGTGCGCCATGACCGAGGGTGACGGGTGAACGGGACAAGACGCAATGCCCAATGGCCCGCGGTCAGGGCGACATGGCGTCATTGGCCGCTTGTCGTTCCCTTCCTCCGCCATCGGCGCGACCCACTTTGGGTAGATCACGGAGACGGACACCGGCACCACGGCCTCGAAACCGGCAAGTTCGGCACGAGCACGGGGACGCTGACGGGGCTGG is a window encoding:
- a CDS encoding NUDIX domain-containing protein, coding for MQCSCRMLFRVLAGCQPPTSERTRETRRRSMEACASPARELQPRQRPRARAELAGFEAVVPVSVSVIYPKWVAPMAEEGNDKRPMTPCRPDRGPLGIASCPVHPSPSVMAHIHEKIDFTVAIFVVHEHRVLLIHHRKLDKWLPLGGHIELDEDPEQAALREAREESGLDVELSGERPPTTEPGTRALVAPRFLDIHRITDTHEHIGMIYWARPKQGALALAVEEHHDIRWVSAGELDSLTPPVSGAVKWYCRKAIEEMRSAECETRNG